From Candidatus Manganitrophus morganii, the proteins below share one genomic window:
- a CDS encoding TolC family protein, whose product MKIIRICRWAFVLFFSLSSVLLAQEKNPDQFTLDRAIQEALERNRDLAAVRKNREIAEGILVQSRTYPFNPEINFGMMTDQWTKNENENTRSIGLSQEIEIAGQRGLRIQSATLEQDRIEREVQNAERLLVAEVQALFNQLLHLERRVAFSDEVINLNRQLVKTTEDRFDVGEAPGLDVSIAQVELNRTINERTGLEREMAVLRARLNRVMGRPPQDNLKLVGSIAFHPISPDLEALLQLARENRPDLISLQTRLKQADIETTLQKRQRMTNLRLSTFVEKSRGTIGDAAGATLSDQDTLIGIGLSFSLPILNQRKGEIIEARGIAHRTEQEKEALVLQVEEEVRQAFSRLSLTQKVLTLFETGILNQSRENLDLIRAAYEVGEVGITTVIQEQERFIRTNISYFDSLFDFHVAFIDLEQSVGKRIMEGMM is encoded by the coding sequence ATGAAGATCATCCGTATTTGCCGATGGGCGTTCGTCCTATTCTTTAGCCTCTCCTCCGTTTTGCTGGCCCAAGAAAAAAATCCAGATCAATTCACTTTGGATCGGGCCATTCAAGAGGCCCTTGAGCGGAATCGTGACTTGGCGGCCGTCAGAAAGAATCGCGAGATTGCCGAGGGAATACTGGTTCAGTCCCGCACCTATCCCTTTAACCCTGAGATTAACTTTGGAATGATGACTGATCAATGGACGAAGAACGAGAATGAAAACACCCGTAGTATTGGCCTCTCCCAGGAAATAGAAATTGCCGGTCAGCGGGGCTTAAGAATTCAGTCGGCGACCCTCGAGCAGGATAGGATTGAACGGGAGGTTCAAAACGCAGAGCGGCTTCTGGTGGCGGAGGTCCAGGCGCTTTTTAATCAACTGCTTCACCTAGAACGAAGGGTTGCCTTCTCCGATGAGGTCATTAACCTAAACCGCCAATTGGTCAAAACAACGGAGGACCGGTTTGACGTCGGGGAGGCGCCGGGGTTGGATGTCAGCATCGCCCAGGTGGAACTGAACAGAACGATCAATGAGAGGACGGGCCTGGAACGGGAAATGGCTGTGCTCCGGGCCCGCTTGAATCGCGTGATGGGGAGGCCTCCTCAGGACAATCTTAAACTGGTCGGCAGCATTGCCTTTCACCCGATCTCCCCGGATTTAGAGGCGCTTCTGCAACTCGCCCGGGAAAATAGGCCCGATTTAATCTCCCTCCAAACCCGGCTCAAACAGGCCGACATTGAAACAACCCTCCAAAAGCGACAGCGGATGACAAACCTTCGGCTCTCTACATTTGTAGAGAAGAGCCGCGGAACGATTGGTGATGCGGCCGGAGCCACCCTTTCAGATCAGGATACGCTGATCGGAATCGGACTCTCTTTCTCCCTCCCTATCTTAAACCAGAGAAAGGGGGAGATCATCGAGGCGAGGGGGATCGCGCATCGGACCGAGCAGGAGAAGGAGGCGCTGGTCCTGCAGGTCGAAGAGGAGGTTCGTCAGGCCTTTTCCAGACTCAGCCTGACCCAAAAAGTTCTTACCCTCTTTGAGACAGGGATCTTGAATCAGAGCCGGGAGAATCTCGATCTGATCCGAGCCGCCTATGAGGTCGGAGAGGTCGGGATCACGACGGTGATCCAGGAGCAGGAGCGTTTTATCCGGACCAATATTTCCTATTTCGACTCCCTTTTTGACTTCCATGTCGCCTTCATCGATCTGGAACAGTCGGTCGGGAAGCGAATCATGGAAGGGATGATGTAA
- a CDS encoding CusA/CzcA family heavy metal efflux RND transporter — protein sequence MLERILKFSIRQRWMVLMATLAVAALGVYNYRRLPIDAVPDITNVQVQVNTEAPGFSPLEAEQRITFPVETVMAGLPHLKEARSLSRYGLSQVTVIFEDGTDIYFARQLVNERIQEAKGKLPPGIEPTMGPIATGLGEIFMWTVEAEEGAKKTDGSAYTPTDLRTIQDWVIKPQLRNVKGVTEVNTIGGYEKQFHVTPYPEKLISYGLTFQNVLEALEKNNANIGAGYIEHRGEQYLIRAPGQVADLEEIRQIVIGNHQGVPIHIKDVAEVLLGKELRTGAATENGQEVVLGTVFMLMGENSRTVSQKVADKLVEINRTLPEGVVAKTVYDRTTLVDATIETVKKNLMEGALLVIAILFLFLGNMKAALITALVIPLSMLFTITGMVENQVSANLMSLGALDFGLIVDGAVIIVENCIRRLAEEQHRLGRLLTRAERFEIVFDASKEVRKATMFGELIIMIVYLPILTLSGVEGKMFIPMAFTVIAALLGAMILSVTFIPAAVALLLSGRISEKENFLVRWAKKVYTPLLNLSLANRALVVTAATVLVLLSGLLATRMGSEFIPSLDEGDIAMHALRIPGTSLSQAIEMQHLLEIRIKEFPEVETVFAKLGTAEIATDPMPPSVADNFIMLKPRSEWPDPKRPKADLVHEIEEAVKKIPGNNYEFTQPIQMRFNELIAGVRSDVAVKVFGDDMNVLFETGEEIAEVLERVPGASDVKVEQVTGLPVLTIQINRKEMARYSLNLSEVQEAIEIAVGGKSAGQIFEGDRRFELIVRLPEETRSNLEAMKRLPIPLPRAEPDTRAVRAESRPGYLPLGAVADFKVAPGPNQISRENGKRRVVVTANVRGRDIGSFVREAEAMIKERVKIPAGYWTTWGGQFEQMISATNRLKIVVPVSLLLVFLLLFVTFGNVKDSLLVFTGVPLALTGGIAGIWLRGIPLSISAGVGFIALSGVAVLNGLVMITFINKLREEGHALDEAIFHGAITRLRPVLMTALVASLGFLPMALAVGRGAEVQRPLATVVIGGILSSTALTLLVLPVLYRIFHAREEIGEKGERAEEVSEKAATELPERA from the coding sequence ATGCTTGAACGAATCTTAAAATTTTCCATCCGCCAGCGATGGATGGTTCTGATGGCGACCCTGGCGGTTGCTGCGCTGGGTGTCTACAATTACCGGCGCCTTCCGATCGATGCCGTCCCGGACATTACCAATGTCCAGGTCCAGGTCAATACCGAGGCCCCGGGCTTCTCCCCGCTGGAGGCCGAGCAGCGAATTACCTTCCCGGTCGAAACGGTGATGGCGGGATTGCCTCATCTGAAGGAGGCCCGGTCGCTCTCCCGGTATGGGCTCTCCCAGGTGACCGTTATTTTTGAAGACGGCACCGACATCTACTTTGCGCGGCAGCTGGTCAACGAGCGGATCCAGGAAGCCAAAGGGAAGCTTCCGCCGGGGATCGAGCCGACGATGGGACCGATCGCCACCGGCTTGGGCGAAATCTTCATGTGGACGGTCGAGGCGGAAGAAGGAGCGAAAAAAACCGACGGCTCGGCCTATACACCCACCGACCTTCGGACAATTCAGGATTGGGTGATCAAACCGCAGCTTCGGAACGTGAAGGGGGTCACCGAGGTCAACACCATCGGCGGTTATGAGAAGCAGTTTCATGTCACCCCTTATCCGGAAAAGCTGATCTCCTATGGTCTGACGTTCCAGAATGTCTTGGAAGCCCTCGAAAAAAACAACGCCAATATCGGCGCGGGATATATCGAGCATCGAGGAGAACAGTATCTCATCCGGGCTCCCGGTCAGGTGGCGGACCTGGAAGAGATCCGGCAAATCGTCATCGGCAACCATCAAGGGGTGCCGATCCATATCAAAGATGTGGCGGAGGTTCTCCTGGGAAAAGAGCTACGGACCGGCGCAGCCACGGAAAACGGCCAAGAGGTCGTCCTCGGCACCGTCTTTATGCTGATGGGAGAGAACAGCCGAACGGTCTCTCAAAAAGTCGCCGATAAGCTCGTCGAGATCAACCGGACCCTTCCGGAAGGGGTGGTCGCCAAGACAGTCTACGACCGGACGACGCTGGTCGATGCGACCATCGAGACGGTGAAGAAGAATCTGATGGAGGGGGCCCTTCTGGTCATCGCCATCCTCTTTCTCTTTTTAGGGAATATGAAAGCGGCCCTGATTACCGCGCTGGTCATTCCGCTGTCGATGCTATTTACCATTACCGGGATGGTCGAAAACCAAGTCAGCGCGAACCTGATGAGCCTGGGCGCGCTCGATTTCGGGCTGATCGTCGACGGCGCCGTGATCATTGTCGAGAACTGCATCCGCAGGCTGGCCGAGGAGCAACATCGCCTGGGGAGACTTCTCACCCGCGCCGAGCGATTCGAGATTGTCTTCGATGCTTCCAAAGAGGTCCGGAAAGCAACGATGTTCGGGGAGCTGATCATCATGATCGTTTACCTCCCGATCCTGACACTCAGCGGGGTGGAGGGCAAGATGTTCATCCCGATGGCCTTCACCGTCATCGCGGCGCTGCTGGGGGCCATGATCCTCTCCGTGACATTTATCCCCGCCGCCGTGGCGCTGCTCCTTTCCGGACGGATTTCCGAGAAAGAGAATTTTCTGGTGCGGTGGGCCAAGAAGGTTTATACCCCTTTACTGAATCTCTCCCTGGCGAACAGGGCGTTGGTGGTCACCGCGGCAACGGTTCTGGTGCTCTTAAGCGGATTGCTGGCGACCCGGATGGGGAGTGAGTTCATCCCAAGCCTCGATGAAGGGGACATTGCGATGCACGCACTGCGGATTCCAGGGACCAGCCTCTCCCAGGCGATTGAAATGCAGCACCTCCTGGAAATCAGAATCAAAGAATTTCCGGAGGTGGAGACCGTCTTTGCCAAGCTCGGAACGGCGGAGATCGCCACCGATCCGATGCCTCCCAGTGTGGCCGATAATTTTATCATGCTCAAGCCGAGATCGGAGTGGCCCGATCCGAAAAGGCCCAAGGCCGATCTGGTTCATGAGATTGAAGAAGCGGTCAAGAAGATTCCGGGCAACAACTACGAGTTCACGCAGCCGATTCAGATGCGCTTTAACGAGCTGATCGCCGGCGTTCGAAGCGACGTGGCGGTCAAGGTCTTCGGCGACGACATGAATGTTCTTTTCGAAACCGGCGAAGAGATCGCCGAAGTCCTGGAAAGGGTCCCCGGCGCATCGGATGTCAAAGTCGAGCAGGTGACCGGCCTCCCGGTGCTGACCATTCAAATCAACCGGAAAGAGATGGCCCGATACAGTCTGAATCTCTCCGAGGTTCAGGAGGCGATCGAGATCGCCGTCGGGGGGAAGAGCGCGGGCCAGATCTTTGAGGGAGACCGGCGCTTTGAATTGATTGTTCGCCTGCCGGAGGAGACGCGGAGCAACCTTGAAGCGATGAAGCGTCTTCCGATTCCTCTTCCCCGGGCCGAACCGGATACCCGAGCCGTCCGGGCCGAGTCGCGGCCGGGCTATCTTCCTCTCGGCGCCGTCGCCGATTTTAAAGTCGCTCCCGGCCCGAATCAGATCAGCCGGGAAAACGGCAAGCGGCGTGTGGTGGTGACGGCCAACGTCCGGGGGCGCGACATCGGATCGTTCGTGCGGGAGGCGGAGGCGATGATCAAGGAACGTGTCAAAATTCCGGCGGGATACTGGACAACCTGGGGAGGGCAATTCGAGCAGATGATCTCCGCCACAAATCGCCTGAAGATCGTTGTTCCGGTCTCGCTGCTCCTGGTATTTCTCCTCCTCTTTGTGACCTTCGGGAATGTCAAAGACTCCCTGCTGGTCTTCACCGGCGTGCCGCTGGCGCTGACCGGCGGGATCGCGGGGATCTGGCTCAGAGGAATCCCCTTGTCGATCTCGGCGGGGGTGGGGTTTATCGCCCTCTCCGGCGTGGCGGTGCTCAATGGGCTGGTGATGATTACCTTCATCAATAAGCTTCGCGAAGAAGGCCACGCTTTGGATGAAGCGATCTTTCACGGCGCGATCACGCGGCTGCGGCCAGTGCTCATGACGGCTCTGGTTGCGTCGCTTGGGTTCCTTCCGATGGCCCTGGCGGTCGGACGGGGGGCGGAGGTTCAGCGGCCGCTGGCGACCGTGGTGATCGGCGGTATCCTCTCCTCCACCGCGCTGACCCTGCTGGTATTGCCGGTGCTCTACCGGATCTTTCATGCCAGAGAAGAGATCGGCGAGAAGGGAGAAAGGGCGGAGGAGGTATCGGAGAAAGCCGCGACTGAACTGCCGGAGCGGGCATGA
- a CDS encoding P-II family nitrogen regulator, with protein sequence MKEIKAIIHPHMVHKVVHALHELEHFPGFTLLDARGQGRGRGAGGAFVVTEDDIDYHRKTVMVVVCSDEIAATIADTIRETAHTGQRGDGIITVKNLEEVIRIRTGETGDIAV encoded by the coding sequence ATGAAAGAAATCAAGGCGATCATTCACCCGCATATGGTCCATAAAGTGGTTCATGCCCTGCATGAGCTTGAACACTTCCCCGGTTTTACCCTGCTCGATGCGCGTGGGCAGGGGCGAGGTCGCGGCGCCGGCGGCGCCTTTGTCGTCACGGAAGACGACATTGACTATCATCGCAAGACGGTGATGGTGGTTGTCTGCTCCGACGAGATAGCCGCAACGATCGCCGACACGATCCGGGAAACGGCGCATACGGGGCAAAGAGGAGACGGCATCATCACGGTGAAGAATCTGGAGGAGGTCATCCGAATCCGCACCGGTGAAACAGGCGACATTGCCGTATAG
- a CDS encoding transporter codes for MRNTITICFAVGLLIVSSVQTWAHGDPVRSFGAVGNYTTGGEVSEGVGFSIRYDRRAYDLFSDEQLLAFRAQGEDVHQHSSEETISLNFSVGLNKDWDLGFTLPAARFTGFKDNGDDFAIANNTISETDVSQGLGDLVILGRYRFFQKDDHHIAALMGVKLPTGDYRQRTNAGDLVGTHNQPGSGSVDFQLGVAYTGHLQDLLAISADLISRVNTEGAGEFRSGNSILADFAVGYRPHSAFVPFIELNAIFQQRDMEFDEVKKNSGVASLFVSPGFRLTLARVHTLFASYSVPLWQSLPGIQNEEDYRLAFGYGIGF; via the coding sequence ATGAGAAATACAATAACGATCTGTTTTGCAGTCGGCCTTCTAATCGTATCTTCGGTTCAGACATGGGCACACGGAGATCCGGTCCGGAGCTTCGGTGCCGTAGGCAATTACACGACCGGTGGAGAGGTCAGCGAAGGGGTCGGATTCTCGATCCGGTACGACCGAAGAGCTTATGATCTCTTTTCCGATGAGCAACTGCTTGCCTTCCGGGCACAAGGGGAAGATGTGCACCAGCATTCGAGCGAAGAGACGATCTCTCTTAATTTCTCGGTCGGACTGAATAAAGATTGGGACCTTGGGTTCACTTTACCTGCAGCCCGCTTCACAGGCTTTAAAGATAATGGAGATGATTTTGCCATTGCGAACAACACCATCTCTGAAACCGATGTGTCACAAGGATTGGGAGACCTTGTGATTCTGGGGAGGTATCGATTTTTTCAAAAGGACGACCACCATATTGCTGCGCTCATGGGGGTGAAGCTGCCAACCGGAGACTACCGGCAGAGGACGAATGCCGGAGACCTCGTCGGAACCCACAATCAGCCCGGCAGTGGTTCGGTCGATTTCCAACTCGGTGTTGCGTATACAGGACACCTCCAGGATCTTTTGGCCATCTCGGCCGATCTGATTTCCAGGGTCAACACCGAAGGGGCCGGGGAATTTCGAAGCGGAAACTCGATTCTAGCTGATTTTGCAGTGGGTTATAGACCGCACTCCGCGTTTGTCCCCTTCATCGAATTAAATGCCATTTTTCAGCAGCGGGATATGGAATTTGACGAAGTAAAGAAAAACAGCGGCGTCGCTTCACTTTTTGTCTCGCCTGGGTTTCGCCTGACATTAGCGCGGGTTCACACACTCTTTGCCTCATATTCCGTTCCCCTCTGGCAGTCTCTTCCCGGGATACAAAATGAAGAGGATTATCGGTTGGCCTTCGGCTACGGAATTGGTTTCTGA
- a CDS encoding DUF1232 domain-containing protein, with protein MNRLKSVGMNLKRELKAYQRMLRHRRTPRTAKFLLALAVGYALLPFDLIPDFIPLIGQIDDMIIVPALIFMAVKMIPKEVVEECRMTAEKEGG; from the coding sequence ATGAACCGGTTGAAGTCGGTCGGAATGAATTTGAAACGTGAATTAAAGGCCTATCAGCGGATGCTCCGGCATCGCCGCACGCCGAGGACGGCCAAGTTTCTTCTCGCGCTCGCCGTCGGCTATGCCCTTTTGCCGTTCGATCTCATTCCCGATTTTATTCCTCTCATCGGCCAGATCGATGATATGATTATCGTTCCGGCGCTTATCTTTATGGCCGTGAAAATGATTCCCAAAGAGGTCGTCGAGGAATGCAGGATGACTGCAGAGAAGGAGGGAGGCTGA
- a CDS encoding cation diffusion facilitator family transporter: MGMDIDPTADDRSGRKKRLLFVFFLTLTYLIVEVVGGLWTRSLALLADAGHMLTDVGGLAIALFAMWFAERPPTPQKSYGYYRIEILAALVNAVILVFISFYILYEAYRRFVDPPTILALPMMAVATVGLIVNLIGMRLLHAGSKESLNLKGAYLEVLSDMLSSIGVIIAALVMLTTGWYLADPIISVGIGLFILPRTWGLLKQAVNILMEAVPEHIDLEEVGQAMAAVEGVEEVHDLHVWTLTSGRYALSAHVTLSRLEDWPAIQKKLETILADRFQIGHTTLQVAVTPGHRIEAIRFPEENG; the protein is encoded by the coding sequence ATGGGGATGGACATTGACCCGACGGCGGACGACCGGTCCGGACGAAAGAAGCGGCTCCTCTTTGTTTTCTTTTTAACCCTCACTTATCTGATCGTGGAGGTGGTCGGCGGTCTTTGGACCCGCAGCCTCGCCCTCCTGGCCGACGCGGGGCATATGCTGACCGACGTGGGGGGGCTGGCGATCGCGCTGTTTGCCATGTGGTTCGCCGAACGCCCTCCGACGCCTCAGAAGAGCTACGGCTATTATCGTATCGAGATTTTAGCCGCGCTGGTCAATGCCGTCATCCTGGTTTTTATCTCTTTTTATATCCTGTATGAAGCTTACCGGCGATTTGTCGATCCCCCCACGATCCTTGCGCTCCCGATGATGGCTGTGGCGACTGTCGGGCTGATTGTCAATCTCATCGGCATGCGGCTTCTTCATGCCGGCTCGAAAGAGAGTCTAAATCTAAAGGGAGCTTACCTGGAGGTCCTCAGCGACATGCTCAGCTCAATCGGCGTAATCATCGCTGCGCTCGTGATGCTCACCACCGGCTGGTACCTGGCCGATCCGATCATCAGTGTCGGCATCGGTCTCTTTATCCTTCCCCGCACTTGGGGCTTGCTCAAACAGGCGGTCAACATCCTGATGGAGGCCGTCCCCGAGCATATCGACCTGGAGGAGGTTGGACAAGCGATGGCCGCGGTGGAGGGAGTCGAAGAGGTGCACGATCTTCACGTCTGGACACTGACATCGGGAAGGTATGCCTTAAGCGCCCATGTGACCCTTTCTCGGCTTGAGGACTGGCCTGCCATACAAAAAAAGCTTGAAACGATTCTGGCCGACCGTTTTCAAATCGGCCATACAACGCTTCAGGTGGCAGTGACCCCGGGCCATCGGATCGAAGCGATCCGGTTTCCGGAGGAGAACGGGTGA
- a CDS encoding efflux RND transporter periplasmic adaptor subunit, whose product MNSKKFMAVATVLLVGIVLALTILRTEKTSKGSESHEEGQAGEEAVKGPHGGRLLSDGDFQIELTIYERGVPPQFRAYAYEKEKPVDPGEVQLTVALHRLGGRVNEIRFQKEGDYLRGDQTVEEPHSFDVKVAAERKGKASQWQYSQVEGRVEMAPEAAKAAGIEIETAGPIRMKTVLDLPGEIVLNKNKVAHVVPRLSGVVTEVRKNLSDKVKKGELLAVIESRELADLKSNYLASAQQVELARATFEREKQLFEKKISPEQEFLAAKQTLAQAEIGFKTATEKLFALGLSRNDLDHASKGEGLARYELRAPLDGVVIEKRIAVGEAIKEDADIFVIADLSTVWGDITVYAKDLRAVRLGQTVTVRSKELGVEATGKISFIGPLIGEQSRAASAHVDIPNPKGLWRPGLFVTVELAQEEVPTQVAVSSEALQTFRDWNVVFVQFGDQFEARPLELGRSDGKWVEVVSGLSPGEKYAAKNSFVLKADLGKSGASHDH is encoded by the coding sequence ATGAATAGTAAAAAGTTCATGGCTGTCGCCACCGTCCTCCTTGTGGGGATCGTCCTGGCATTGACGATTCTGCGGACCGAAAAAACGTCAAAGGGGAGCGAGTCTCATGAAGAGGGACAGGCCGGTGAGGAGGCGGTGAAAGGGCCTCATGGAGGGAGGCTCCTGTCGGACGGCGATTTTCAGATCGAGCTGACCATCTATGAGCGGGGGGTTCCGCCGCAATTCCGGGCCTACGCCTACGAGAAAGAAAAACCGGTCGATCCGGGCGAGGTCCAATTGACGGTCGCGCTTCACCGGCTCGGAGGGCGGGTGAACGAGATCCGGTTTCAAAAAGAGGGGGACTATCTCCGGGGAGATCAAACGGTCGAAGAGCCGCACTCGTTCGACGTGAAGGTTGCGGCCGAGCGAAAGGGAAAGGCATCTCAGTGGCAATATTCGCAGGTCGAAGGAAGGGTGGAGATGGCCCCCGAGGCCGCGAAGGCCGCCGGAATCGAAATCGAGACCGCCGGCCCCATACGGATGAAGACGGTCTTGGATCTTCCCGGCGAGATCGTTCTAAACAAAAATAAGGTGGCCCATGTTGTTCCGAGGCTTTCCGGGGTTGTGACCGAGGTTCGAAAAAATTTAAGCGACAAGGTCAAAAAAGGAGAGCTGCTCGCTGTCATCGAAAGCCGCGAATTGGCCGACCTGAAAAGCAACTATCTTGCCTCGGCCCAACAGGTTGAACTGGCCAGAGCGACATTCGAGAGGGAAAAGCAGCTTTTCGAGAAAAAGATCTCCCCCGAGCAAGAATTTCTGGCTGCGAAGCAGACCCTGGCCCAGGCCGAAATCGGCTTCAAAACAGCAACCGAAAAACTCTTCGCGCTGGGGCTTTCCAGAAACGATCTCGATCATGCTTCCAAAGGAGAAGGTCTTGCCCGCTATGAGTTGCGAGCGCCCCTTGACGGCGTGGTCATCGAAAAACGAATCGCCGTGGGAGAGGCGATCAAAGAAGACGCCGACATCTTCGTTATTGCCGATCTCTCTACCGTTTGGGGAGACATCACGGTCTACGCCAAGGACCTGCGCGCGGTTCGGTTGGGACAGACGGTCACGGTGCGATCGAAGGAACTCGGAGTGGAGGCGACCGGAAAGATTTCCTTTATCGGCCCCCTGATCGGCGAGCAGAGCCGGGCCGCTTCCGCCCATGTCGATATACCGAACCCAAAGGGGCTTTGGCGACCCGGTCTCTTTGTGACCGTAGAGCTGGCGCAAGAAGAAGTCCCCACACAGGTCGCCGTCTCCTCTGAGGCCCTTCAGACCTTTCGGGACTGGAACGTCGTTTTCGTCCAATTCGGAGATCAGTTCGAAGCGCGCCCGCTGGAGTTGGGGCGAAGCGACGGAAAGTGGGTGGAAGTGGTCTCGGGCCTCTCGCCGGGAGAAAAATACGCCGCGAAGAACAGCTTTGTGCTGAAGGCCGATCTGGGAAAAAGCGGGGCTTCGCATGATCATTAA
- a CDS encoding efflux RND transporter periplasmic adaptor subunit: protein MMIKKIKKTLSLGLLLLFLLALFLGGRSFLRGSETVPGKSDEAASEETPSGGTMEEGIHLSAEAAQNIGLQIEEVAVRAIEELMTFTGGISPEPDQEVFVTSRIPGKVERVYVNLGEPVKQGQLLAEIRSLDFENLQVEFFRELTNEELLHIDRERIRNLVEKKIAASKELAKVESDHKKVEGEINGLKNKLLLLGLKEEEVERLVQTKQFIPVLPVVAPISGQVVERAATVGGTVDPQDKMFHIINLSRVLVEGDIPEDRGGMIRKGQEVRVRVSTYPEDAFSGRVNYISDVVDPQKRTIHLWSAVPNPDRKLKPGMFARVSVITEKKNEAVAVPIRAILEEGAERFVFVQNGEEFIRQTVVLGVRDDRYVEVKEGLMPGDQVVTRGNQQLMLAQMSGGSTGGGDGHTH, encoded by the coding sequence ATGATGATAAAAAAAATTAAAAAAACGCTCTCTTTGGGGCTCCTCCTGTTGTTTCTTCTCGCGCTTTTTTTAGGGGGGCGCTCCTTTTTGAGAGGTAGTGAGACAGTGCCGGGAAAAAGCGACGAGGCGGCTTCCGAAGAGACGCCCTCGGGCGGCACGATGGAGGAGGGAATTCATCTCTCTGCGGAAGCGGCCCAAAACATTGGGCTTCAGATCGAAGAAGTGGCGGTCCGCGCCATCGAAGAGCTGATGACATTTACAGGTGGAATTTCTCCTGAGCCGGATCAGGAGGTCTTTGTGACCTCCCGAATACCCGGAAAGGTCGAGCGGGTTTATGTGAACCTGGGCGAGCCGGTCAAGCAGGGGCAGCTTTTAGCCGAGATTCGAAGCCTCGATTTTGAAAATCTACAAGTGGAGTTTTTTCGGGAACTGACCAACGAGGAGCTTCTCCACATTGATCGGGAGCGGATCAGAAATCTGGTGGAGAAGAAGATCGCGGCATCAAAAGAGCTTGCAAAGGTGGAGTCCGACCATAAGAAGGTTGAAGGTGAAATTAATGGGCTTAAGAATAAGCTTCTCCTTTTAGGTCTCAAAGAGGAGGAAGTCGAAAGACTCGTTCAGACGAAACAATTTATTCCGGTCCTTCCCGTCGTGGCGCCGATCTCGGGTCAGGTGGTCGAGCGGGCCGCCACGGTCGGCGGCACGGTCGATCCTCAGGACAAGATGTTCCATATCATCAACCTCTCCAGGGTGTTGGTGGAGGGGGATATTCCAGAGGACCGGGGGGGAATGATCCGAAAAGGCCAGGAGGTCCGCGTCCGCGTCTCGACCTATCCGGAGGACGCCTTTAGCGGCCGGGTCAATTATATTTCCGATGTGGTCGATCCTCAAAAGCGGACGATTCATCTCTGGAGTGCCGTGCCCAACCCGGACCGGAAATTAAAACCGGGGATGTTTGCCAGAGTGTCGGTGATTACCGAAAAGAAAAATGAGGCCGTCGCCGTTCCGATTCGGGCGATTTTGGAAGAAGGGGCGGAGCGCTTTGTCTTTGTTCAAAACGGAGAGGAATTCATCCGGCAAACGGTGGTCTTGGGGGTCCGCGATGACCGGTATGTTGAGGTGAAAGAGGGGTTGATGCCGGGGGACCAGGTGGTGACCCGTGGAAATCAGCAATTGATGCTGGCCCAGATGTCGGGCGGCTCTACGGGCGGCGGGGATGGGCATACCCACTAA
- a CDS encoding cation transporter translates to MDPTLRSRALRLSYFTVGYNMLEGILSITAGLFAGSVALVGFGLDSFVESLSGSIMIWRFSEHKVFTPEEEARREAKAVRLIGWAFLILGAYVGYESVEKLISREIPEKSLVGIFIAVASILIMPVLTYQKYRVGKLIDSRSLVADSKQTLACVFLSVALLAGLGLNYLYDFWWADPIVGLMIVLFVIKEGYEALKEEKLCC, encoded by the coding sequence ATGGATCCAACACTTCGGAGCCGAGCGCTCCGGTTGTCTTATTTCACAGTGGGATATAACATGCTGGAGGGAATTCTCTCGATTACCGCCGGATTATTCGCCGGGAGCGTCGCCCTGGTCGGCTTCGGGTTGGACAGCTTCGTCGAATCGCTCTCCGGAAGCATCATGATTTGGAGATTCAGCGAGCATAAAGTGTTTACTCCGGAAGAGGAGGCGCGACGCGAGGCCAAGGCCGTTCGGCTGATCGGATGGGCTTTTCTCATTCTCGGCGCTTACGTGGGGTATGAATCGGTTGAGAAGTTGATCTCTCGTGAAATTCCGGAGAAAAGTCTCGTCGGAATTTTTATCGCGGTCGCCTCGATCCTCATCATGCCGGTCCTCACCTATCAGAAATACCGGGTCGGAAAGTTGATCGACAGCCGAAGCCTGGTGGCCGATTCCAAACAGACGCTCGCCTGCGTTTTTTTATCGGTTGCTTTGTTGGCAGGATTGGGGTTGAATTATCTCTATGACTTTTGGTGGGCGGACCCGATCGTCGGTTTGATGATTGTTCTATTCGTCATCAAAGAAGGGTACGAGGCTCTAAAAGAAGAAAAGCTCTGCTGCTGA